GTTTTGCGCAATTATCTCGGCTCTAACAGGCTCCCAAAGGGCGAGTTTAAACGCTTCATAGCCTGTGTTGTTGATTTTGAAAAGGACGCTACAAGGATGTAGCTTATTAGAGAACGCAGAGCACGTTCTCCTGAATAACCATTCTCTGCAATCAACGCCGTGCCTCTAAAGCGTTTAAACTCGCTGAATGACCGAATATTTATGCGAATTGGTATTATTAGTTATGGAGTAAATATGAAAAGTTTAATCAGTATGGTCATTATGTTGTCGGCTACACAATTAGTGAGTAGCTGTGCTACACCGCAAGAGACTAAAAGCTATGAAGATGCTTACAGTGCCCAACAACAATGCAATGGTGAAATGGAAGTCACACACTCTATGGTGATTCATTCGAATAATGAAGAAGTCGAATCACCTACAGTTACCTCTGTATGTCAACCTTCAACCTACGAAACTCAAACTGATTTTGAAAAAGAAAATCGACGCGAAAATTATTAATAATTGAGCAGAATTATTATTTACGGAGCGAACGTTTTATTTCTGATCACAAGTAACCTATCCTTGTATTCAAAGTTTTAAAACGTTTACTCTACACTCGTATCGCGAGATAATTGAGCGATTCAAGTTTTAGATTATTGGAGAATCATGCCAAACGACGACTCGCTATTTACCCACCACGAACATGCCTTGGAAAAAGAGTATGAAGTCTGTCCAGAATGCGGCAGTGAACTTGTGATAAAAAAGAGTAAAGCGGGTGCCTTTTTTGGGTGTTCTTCTTATCCTAGCTGTGAGTATACAAGACCTGTACATGAACAAGAGAAAATGGAAGCGCAGGCATTGCCGGGAAGTGAATGCCCAAAGTGTGGCCATGAACTTGCCGTGAAACAAGGTCGTTATGGTATGTTTATAGGGTGTAGTAATTTTCCAGAGTGTCATCATATCGAGCAAGAAGAACAAGCCTCAGGCATGTCAGTGAAATGCCCATCTTGTAAGTCAGGTCAGCTTGTTGAGCGTCAAAGTCGGTTTGGAAAAACCTTTTATGCCTGTGACGGCTACCCTAAGTGTAAATTTGCCGTTAATCATGAACCTGTGGAAGGTAAGTGTATAACCTGCAGCTTCCCGTTATTATTGAAGCGTCAAATGGCTGCCGGTGAAAAGCTTCAATGCGCCCAGAAAAAGTGCAGTAAATTTCAGCCATAAAAAAAGCGAGCTGAGTGCTCGCTTCCATAAATAATCGTATAACGTATCAGCTTTGATTTTCTTGGTATTGTGCAGCAAAATGTGCAACCTCAGGAAATGCTTCTGTATCTAATAGCTGAGCAACAGTATTAAGACGCAAAGCAAGTTCTGCTTGTGTATTGCCACTGATATTTATGTGTCCCATTTTCCGGCCTGCACGCTTTTCTTTTTCGTACCAATGCATAGTAACGCTAGGAATAGCTAACACTTCAACTGGAACACTATCTTCACCAATGATATTAATCATCGCAGTAGGGCGATTCAATTCGGTATTACCTAATGGTAAACCGCAAATGGCGCGCAAATGATTTTCAAATTGACATGTATCAGTACCTTGTTGGGTCCAATGGCCTGAGTTGTGAACACGGGGGGCTATTTCATTCACTAGTAATTGCTCGCCAACTTGAAAGAACTCAATCGCTAAAATACCCACATAATCAAGTTTTTCAGTAAGCTTAGTAAATACTTGATGTGCCTGTGCTTGCAACGACTGAGAAACTGGGGCAGCTAACGACACGCTTAAAATACCATTAGTATGGTGATTCTCTGTTAGCGGATAAACGGCAATTTCACCGGTAGTGCTACGGGCCCCCACTAATGATAATTCACGTTCAAAAGGTACCATTTGCTCTGCAACAATGCCTTGTGGAACGGAAGCTTGGCTTTGTGCAATAAAGTCAGACATTTCTTGCCAAATTTGATCTGCTTGTTCAGCAGACTTTAAACGCCACTGACCTTTGCCATCGTAGCCTTCAAGTGCGCTTTTAAAGATAATTGGCAAGCTTAAAACGGCAATTGCCTTGTCAAAATCAGCTTTATTATCAATGATCACATGTTTTGCGTTTGCTACCTGACAGTTTTCTAATAAGGCTTTTTCTAAGCGGCGATCGCCACCTATTTTAATCGCTTGGCTACTCGGAAATAATTTTCCAGAGGCTTCACATTGCGCAAGCGTGTCATGAGCAACGTGTTCAAACTCAGCAGTAATAACATCAGCATTGTTAATGCCATCAGTTAAGTCTCCGTAAATAAGTTCTGCTGCTAATGGGTGCACAACCTTATTGGTACGAACATCAAATGCTTTTACATCCATGTTTAACGGTGAACCTGCAAGATCCATCATGCGTGCAAGTTGGCCAGCGCCTAATACCAAAACTTTTTTCATTAGCTTACTTTCTATTCCGCAGGGTTAGGATTACTTAATATAGTATCAGTTTGTTCTGTTCTGAATTTTTCAATATTCGCCATGATATCACTATCATGTGTTGCGATAATTTGTGCGGCTAATAATCCGGCATTTGCTGCACCTGCTGTACCGATAGCAAGTGTACCTACCGCGATACCTTTCGGCATTTGTACGATAGAAAGTAACGAGTCTTGACCACTTAATGCTTTTGATTGCACAGGCACACCCAAAACAGGTAGTGGAGTATATGCTGCGGTCATACCGGGTAAATGTGCAGCGCCACCAGCACCTGCAATAATTACCTTAATGCCACGATCTTTTGCATTTTCAGCATATTCTGCGAGTAAGTGAGGGGTTCTATGCGCAGATACCACTTTAGTTTCATAAGGAACATTTAATGAATCTAACATCTCTGCTGCATGTTGCATTGTAGGCCAATCTGATTTTGACCCCATGATAATACCCACTTTCATGATATATCACCTTGATTTGATGGTTGCTGAAATTACGGTATCTACCGCGACTAAAAATAAGCCGCGCATTATACCTGTGTTTACAAAAATACGGAAATTTTACCAATTTGGCCATTAAAAAGAGCAATTCGTTGTTTAGGTGTAAAAAAGGCGATGCTGCCTAACGTATCATTGATGACTCAATTACTTTCTTTTTTAAACAATAAAACAGCAATGAAAAATCTTTTTAAAACACCTATAATCGCCGCTATCAACTTTTTTGAGTGTGTAACAACATAATGACAACGGCAGTAGAAACCTTCCAACAAGGTGGTGTAATTGCTTACCCAACCGAAGCAGTATTTGGATTAGGTTGTGATCCAGACAATCAATCAGCGGTAGAACGAATATTGCAGATTAAAAATCGACCCGTTGAAAAAGGGTTGATTTTGTTGGCTGGAAATTACTCTCAATTATTGCCATATATTGAAGATAACGCCATTCCTCAAGATAAGCGCTTTACTGTTCTTTCGCGTTGGCCGGATGGTGTCACGCAAGTGTTGCCAGCTAAATCTTCTACGCCTAAGTATTTAACAGGTAAATTTACGAGCCTTGCGGTTAGAGTGACAAGCCAACCTGATGTTGTTGCACTTTGTCGGCAAACAGGTAAACCTGTGGTTTCAACAAGCGCAAACTTGTCGGGGCGACCACCAGCATTAACTTGGCAGGAAGTTGAGCGCACCTTAGCGAGTAGCGTAGATTACATTATTAAGGGTGATACATTAGGATTTGATAAACCGTCAACGATTATTGATGCATTAACTGGGGAAACTTTTCGTTCATGAAACAAGTTAATATTGAAACAGTCATCTCGTTTTTTAAGCAATTACAGGATGATATATGTACCCAACTAGAACAAGCAGATGGTCAGGGTAAGTTTGTAGAAGATGCATGGCAACGAGAAGAAGGCGGCGGCGGTCGTACTCGTGTATTAACAGGTGGGTCTGTCATTGAGCAAGGTGGTGTGAATTTTTCGTTAGTTTCTGGCAACAAATTACCTCCATCAGCAACGGCGCATCGTCCTGAACTAGCTGGCCGAACTTGGCAAGCATGTGGTGTTTCACTGGTCATTCACCCGAAAAACCCTTTTATCCCCACATCGCATGCAAACGTTAGGTTTTTTATTGCTGAAAAAGCAGGTGAAGAGCCAGTATGGTGGTTTGGTGGTGGGTTTGATTTAACGCCGTTTTATCCATTCTTGGACGATATAAAACATTGGCACCAAACCGCACATGATTTGTGTTCCCCCTTTGGTGAACATGTTTATCAAGAACACAAAGCGTGGTGTGATGATTATTTTTATCTCAAACATAGAAATGAAACCCGTGGTGTTGGTGGGCTATTCTTTGATGATTTAAATCAGTGGTCATTTGAACAATGTTTTTCTTATGTGAAAGCGGTGGGAAGTGGCTTTACTGATGCTTATATTCCAATTATGGAAAAACGTAAAAACACGCCTTTTCAGGATGAACATCGTCAGTTTCAATTATATAGACGTGGTCGCTATGTGGAATTCAATTTAGTGTTTGATCGCGGCACCTTGTTTGGTTTGCAGTCGGGTGGACGTACTGAATCTATTTTAATGTCAATGCCGCCACTTGCAAGGTGGGAATATAACTATCAACCAGATGAGGGGAGCGATGAAGCAATGCTCTCTAAATATTTAACAGCTAGAGAGTGGTTAACAGAGTAAAAGCATGACAGAAAAACTTAAATATGGTCACTTACAACGTTTTGGTCCAGCAATAAGAAATAGCTTTGTTGGGTTAAAAGCTGCTTATAATAATGAGATAGCGTTTCGACAAGAAGTGTACTTATTCCTGCTTTTATTTCCTGTTGCGCTTTATATTGCTGATAACTTTATTGAATTTTCGTTATTAATGTCAGCGATTATGGGCATTATGATCGCTGAGTTATTAAATTCTGCGGTAGAAGCTGCAATAGATCGCATTAGCCTTGAACATCATGAATTAAGCGGTTTAGCGAAAGACTTAGGCTCTGCTGCTGTTTTTGTCGCTATTTGTTATTTTGTATTGGTGTGGGGTTATAAAGTTTATACACTATTTTAATGTTCTATATTACTATTTGTACTTTTTAATCATTAAAGAAGTTTAGGCTTAGGTGAGCTAGCAAACGATACACAATTTCGACCGTTTTCTTTTGCACGATACAATGCTTTATCTGCCCGTTTGAACCACTTACTGGGACAATAGCCTGATTCTTGATACCCAGCTACGCCAATTGAAATGGTCACTTGCTGATTCTCTAACATTTCAGCTGACGCTATTTTGTGTCGCAATAAATGAGCGAACTTCTCTGCCGAATTCTGTGTAATACCATGAAATATAATGATAAATTCTTCGCCGCCAATGCGATAAAGTTCTGTGTTTTCTGGTAATATTGATTGAGCAATTTCTGTGATGCTGATTAACACGTTATCCCCAATATCGTGACCATAAATATCATTGATGTGTTTGAAGTTGTCAATGTCAAAAATGAGTAATACATGTTCTTCAGAATGCTTGATTGTTGTAGTTAATGTTGCTAAATCATCATTAAAAGCACGTCGGTTTTTTATGTTTGTCAATGGGTCGGTAACGGTTAAAGCAATTAGCTCCTGCTGGTGTTTGTGCCATTGATAACCAAATGCGAAAGAGCATATGCCAGTTCCTAAGTAAGTAAAAATCATGGTCATAAGTTCAAATAATGGCATTTTTTCGTGCATCAAAAATGCCATCACAGCAATAGATAGGATTGTGACTCTTGCTGCGATTAATGGCGTTGTTAGATAAAAAATAAGGGGAATAGCAGGGTAAAGCCAAACTGCTTGAGGTTTACCTTTTAAGTAAACGGTAATTAATACGGCACTAAAAACAAAAATACTTAATGCTTTCTTTGCAACATCAATATGGCGTTTCTCATATACATTGATGCTAAGCAAGATAAGTAAAAGCGTAACGCTTATATCAAAGATGCCAATTATCCAATCAGCATGTATTAGACGATAGGCCCCAAAAGGCGCAAGAATAGCCGCTATAGCTAATGACAGTACTATTAACACTTGTTCTTGAACTGGGCGATTTTTTAGCATAAGCAACCCCATGTTTTTCATTAAATATAACACAGGTATTTCTGGTTGATTTTTAAACGTGAATGTTTGTGCAAAAATTCACGAGAAATAATCAATAATATTGATTTAGATCAGTATATTAGTTTGTTTGAACTGTTCCCCCTCGATTAACCCTAAAAATGTTGCGTTAAATCAATTTTTTGCTGCTGAGTAAGTCATATGATGCCGTCAAATAATTTAGGAGTTACTCTCATGAAAAAAAGTCTTATTACATTAGCGGTTTTATCTAGTTTATCTGTTGGTGCTCTTGCGCAAGGCTATCAATCCGGTGATCTAGTGGTACGTGGTGGTGTAACCAATGTTAACCCAAATAGTGACAAAGCGGGTGTTTATGTTGGTGCATTAGGTGGTAATACACCTTTGTCGGTGTCAGTAGATGACAATTCGCAATTAGGTTTAAATTTTGTTTATTTTTATGACAATAATTGGGCTATCGAAGTACTAGCAGCAACGCCGTTTACTCACGACATTACTATTCACGATCCACAAGGTATTTCGTCAGGTATCTTTGATGTTAACGTTGATGGTGCGACGTTAGGTGAAACTACACATTTACCACCAACAATCAGTGCCATCTATTATTTTGATAGTGACACTGCTTTTAAACCATACGTTGGTGCAGGTTTAAACTACACTATCTTCTTTGATGAAGACTTTAAACAAGCGCCGAAATCACTTGGCTTTAACGATTTATCGTTAGACGGTTCTTTTGGTTACGCACTACAAGTTGGAGCTGATTACCAGTTAGATGACAATTGGCACTTAAATGCTTCTGTACGCTACATTGATATTGATACAGAAGCTACCTTTAAAATTGGTGATGACATTATAGGCTCTGCGGATGTCGACGTTGATCCTGTCGTATTCTCATTATTAGTTGGTTACAAGTTTTAAGCTTTATACCAATTGAATTAAAGGCTTGATCAACTTAGCGCGCTAAGCTTTACCACTCTATGGTTTGGTTATTGTATTAACAGTGTTTATTAATGTTTGAAAAGCCACTTAATGTTATAAGTGGCTTTTTTATTGGTTCACCATGTGCAATGCCAATTGCGTAAAAGATTGACGTAAATGCTTTTTTAACGAGTCATTATCAATTGTTTTATTTACGGCGTTGTTCATACACAACAACCATAACTCCGCTTGTTTTTTAGTGACAGCAACATGCATGTGCCGTTGGCGTAGGCGAGGGTGACCGTAAATTTCTTCATATAATGGTGGTCCGCCTAACCAACCAGATAGGTACTGAAAGAACTTTTCTCTGATATCGTCTAGTGGTTGTTTATGAATAGCCAGTAATTCTTGCAGGTGAATATTACTTTCCATTTCGTCATAAAAGGCATTGGCTAAAGCCCTTGTACCAGCTTCTTGTCCAATAAGCATATATGGAGTATTACTAGGAGATAACATTTTGGACTTGTTTGTTTGTGATAAAAGCTTTTTAATGCCTAACAAAGTGATAACCTTCTGATAATTTTATGGACAAATACGCTGTTTTTGGTAACCCAATTAGTCAATCTAAATCACCATTTATACATCAACAATTTGCTGAACAATCAGGCCAAGCGTTGCAGTATAACGCAATAAAACCAGAGCATGATGATTTTTGTGCTGCAGTTAAATATTTTATCGCTAGCGGTGCAAAAGGCTGTAATGTTACTGCTCCCTATAAAGAGCAAGCCTATAAGCTAGCAACTACTTTGTCTAAAGGCGCTGAGCTTGCTGGTGCAGTCAATACATTAACGTTCAATGAAAATGGTACTATTATTGGAGATAATACCGACGGCCCTGGGTTAGTGGAAGACTTAAAAGCCAATAACGCCAACTTGCAAGGACGCATTCTATTAATTGGAGCTGGGGGGGCCTCTCGCGGGGTGATTAAACCGTTGTTGGACTGCATGCCAGAAAAATTGGTGATTGTTAATAGAACAGAAGCTAAAGCAAAAGCATTAGCTGAACGATTTAAATCCTATGGTAATATAGAGGCGCTTTCGCAAGAATCATTAGTTCTCGAAGCGGGGTTTGATATTGTCATTAATTCAACATCTGCGAGTTTATTTAATGAATTGCCATCTGTGCCGACACAAATATTTACCAATAACACCCTTGCATATGATATGGCGTATCGCAATGAACCAACTATCTTTTGTCAGTGGGCGCTTGATAATAATAGTGCAAAAGCGGTTGATGGATTAGGAATGTTAGTGGGGCAGGCTGCGGTTGCTTTTGAAATTTGGCGTCAAGTTATGCCAGAAACTAAAAGCGTGTTAGCTAATTTACGAGCGGAATTAATATAAACAATGAATCAAGCCATTTTATTCAACGATGACTTAGTTTTTAACCAAGAAAAGAATGTGTGGTGCATGACTGGGTTGCAAGCAGGTGAATTGATCACGATTTATTTTCATTCTCCTAACTTGAAGCATCTAGCCAGCATTGATCAATGTACTAAATATGATCTTGAAGAGATCACCGAGCTTTGGCTAGAAAAGAATGAGCCAGAGCACGGTGAAATTCATATTTATGATATTTAAAGGTATCTTTATTCAAGGTACTCGTCTTTAGTGACAAGATAATTTAAAGCTGACTCCTTTAAAAAATTAACTTCAGCGTCTTTGAGCGGTCTTGCCTCTTTCATCGGGTTACCAACATAGAGGTAACCGGACCGTAACACTTTATTCGGTGGCACCACAGTTCCTGCGCCAATAAATACGTCATTTTCAATTTTTGCTCCATCTAAAATAATAGAGCCCATCCCAACTAGCACACGATCTCCTATAGTACAGCCGTGTAACATACATTTATGGCCAATGGTGACATCATCACCGATAATTAAAGGGTAGCCGTCTGGGTTTGATTTAGATGAACGCGTTACATGTAATACAGTACCATCTTGAACATTAGTTCTATCACCGATGGATATTTTATTTACATCACCTCTGGCTGCTACTAACGGCCAAACACTGACGTCATTTCCCATGGTTATATCACCAATTAATACGGCACTTTCATCAATATAACTATTTTTGCCAACAATAGGCATAATACCTTTATAACTTCTAAGAGGATTAGTAGACATAGATAACTCTCAACTTGTGTTTCACTAATTTATAGTAAAAGAATTGCAGTACTTAATAAAAGGGTACGTTGAAATTAGCTAAAATGCTAATAGAGATAATAAAAAGCTGTTTTCTAAGAACTTATCTAATAATTAACAATTGATTAATGTTTTACCTGATTATGGTTACTTTATACCAATAAACACGGGGTTTGTACAAAAACAAAGCAAACAAACAATTAATTGAAAATAGTTGTTGACGGCGCGGTAAAAATCCCTAAAATGCGCATCCACTTCTCGGGGACAAGCCAAGAAGGTGTTTTGATAAGTTTAGTATCACGAAAGCGGTATAAAACAACAAACCAAACATTCAAAAATAAACGAAAGTTTTTTAAGAAAAAGGTTGACATCAAAACAGGGTTGCGTAGAATGCGCATCTCGCTTGAGGCAACGGTCACAAGCAACTAATAAAGCGGTCTAGTAACGAATGAGATTATTAGTTCGCGTCGAACAAAGCGTTCATCGATGAACCGTTCGACCTACTTGCTTAGGCAAGCATCTTTAACAATTAGTTATCATGCAATTTGTGTGGGCACTCACAGTGATGATGTTTTACCAGTAACTTAGGTTACAAAAATGTCTTAGTGAATGTTCATACAAAAACTTATTTAAGTTTTATTGGTTTATATTACTTTTTAAAAGTAATGACCAAGTATCAGAATTCATTGAGCAGCATCTTCGGATGCACAAACGATTTTTTAATTGAAGAGTTTGATCATGGCTCAGATTGAACGCTGGCGGCAGGCTTAACACATGCAAGTCGAGCGGTAACAGAGATAGCTTGCTATCTGCTGACGAGCGGCGGACGGGTGAGTAATGCTTGGGAATATGCCTAGAGGTGGGGGACAACAGTTGGAAACGACTGCTAATACCGCATAATGTCTACGGACCAAAGGGGGGGCTTCTTCGGAACCTTTCGCCTTTAGATTAGCCCAAGTGAGATTAGCTAGTTGGTAGGGTAAGAGCCTACCAAGGCGACGATCTCTAGCTGGTTTGAGAGGATGATCAGCCACACTGGGACTGAGACACGGCCCAGACTCCTACGGGAGGCAGCAGTGGGGAATATTGCACAATGGGGGAAACCCTGATGCAGCCATGCCGCGTGTGTGAAGAAGGCCTTCGGGTTGTAAAGCACTTTCAGTCGTGAGGAAAGGGTAATGGCTAATATCCATTATCTGTGACGTTAGCGACAGAAGAAGCACCGGCTAACTCCGTGCCAGCAGCCGCGGTAATACGGAGGGTGCGAGCGTTAATCGGAATTACTGGGCGTAAAGCGTGCGTAGGCGGTTAGTTAAGTCAGATGTGAAATCCCGGAGCTCAACTCCGGAACTGCATTTGAAACTGGGTAACTAGAGTATTGTAGAGGGTGGTGGAATTTCCAGTGTAGCGGTGAAATGCGTAGAGATTGGAAGGAACATCAGTGGCGAAGGCGGCCACCTGGACAAATACTGACGCTGAGGCACGAAAGCGTGGGGAGCGAACAGGATTAGATACCCTGGTAGTCCACGCCGTAAACGATGTCAACTAGCTGTTTGTGTCCTTGAGACGTGAGTAGCGTAGCTAACGCGCTAAGTTGACCGCCTGGGGAGTACGGCCGCAAGGTTAAAACTCAAATGAATTGACGGGGGCCCGCACAAGCGGTGGAGCATGTGGTTTAATTCGATGCAACGCGAAGAACCTTACCATCCCTTGACATCCAGAGAATTTTCTAGAGATAGAATTGTGCCTTCGGGAACTCTGAGACAGGTGCTGCATGGCTGTCGTCAGCTCGTGTTGTGAAATGTTGGGTTAAGTCCCGCAACGAGCGCAACCCCTATCCTTATTTGCCAGCGAGTAGTGTCGGGAACTCTAAGGAGACTGCCGGTGATAAACCGGAGGAAGGTGGGGACGACGTCAAGTCATCATGGCCCTTACGGGATGGGCTACACACGTGCTACAATGGTACATACAGAGGGCAGCAAGACCGCGAGGTGGAGCGAATCCCATAAAGTGTATCGTAGTCCGGATCGGAGTCTGCAACTCGACTCCGTGAAGTCGGAATCGCTAGTAATCGTAGATCAGAATGCTACGGTGAATACGTTCCCGGGCCTTGTACACACCGCCCGTCACACCATGGGAGTGGGTTGCAAAAGAAGTGGCTAGTTTAACCTTCGGGGGGACGGTCACCACTTTGTGATTCATGACTGGGGTGAAGTCGTAACAAGGTAACCCTAGGGGAACCTGGGGTTGGATCACCTCCTTATCTTGAAGTGAAACAGATTGTTGTTGAGTGTTCACACAAATTGTATGATAACGAACGTAGAAGAAGTCACCCTGACTAAGTCTAAAAGGGGCTATAGCTCAGCTGGGAGAGCGCCTGCCTTGCACGCAGGAGGTCAGCAGTTCGATCCTGCTTAGCTCCACCAAATTCTTCGTTATGCGTCGTTGCTTAATGACTCGTTTAGTGAACTAAACGTCGCCATCAAGCGCCTAGCTTAACTCGAATTATTAACTTCTTCATAAAGAATGAGAGACCAAATTAAAGGTTACTTTTTAGTGATTTTCAATTTGGTTTTTTTAACCAAGTTTTTAACCGAATGCGTGTTAATTACGATTTCTTTAACAATCTGGAAAGCTGATATTTATATCCCGATATAAGTAGTTTTATCAACTAGTTATATCACGTTAGCTTTAGGTAAGTAACGAGTGTCGCGCTCATTACTTTAATGAATAAAGCTAACAACCGAAATAAGACTTCCTTATCTTATTTCATTCTAATTCAAGTGCTATTTATAGTACGTGAAAATGTCAGACATACATTGATACTCAGTTTTGTCACTGAGTAACCTAAAATATTTAGGGTTGTATGGTTAAGTGACTAAGCGTATATGGTGGATGCCTTGGCAGTTAGAGGCGATGAAGGACGTGTTAATCTGCGATAAGCTGTGTTAAGTCGATAAAAGACGTTACAGACACAGATTTCCGAATGGGGAAACCCAATGTCATAAGACATTATCATTAACTGAATACATAGGTTAATGAGGCGAACCGGGAGAACTGAAACATCTAAGTACCCCGAGGAAAAGAAATCAACCGAGATTTCGTTAGTAGCGGCGAGCGAACGCGAATTAGCCCTTAAGCGTATGGGCGTCAGTGGAACAAGCTGGAAAGCTTGGCGATACAGGGTGATAGCCCCGTACACGAAGACAAACATATTGTGAAAACGAGTAGGTCGGCACACGTGAAATGTTGACTGAATATGGGGGGACCATCCTCCAAGGCTAAATACTCCTAACTGACCGATAGTGAACCAGTACCGTGAGGGAAAGGCGAAAAGAACCCCTGTGAGGGGAGTGAAATAGAACCTGAAACCGTATACGTACAAGCAGTGGAAGCCTTCGGGTGACTGCGTACCTTTTGTATAATGGGTCAGCGACTTATTTTTAGTAGCAAGGTTAACCGATTAGGGGAGCCGTAGCGAAAGCGAGTGTTAACTGCGCGTACAGTTGCTAGGAATAGACCCGAAACCCGGCGATCTACCCATGGGCAGGTTGAAGGTTGAGTAACATCAACTGGAGGACCGAACACACGTATGTTGAAAAATGCGGTGATGACTTGTGGGTCGGAGTGAAAGGCTAATCAAGCCGGGAGATAGCTGGTTCTCCCCGAAATCTATTTAGGTAGAGCCTCGCACGAACACCATTGGGGGTAGAGCACTGTTAAGGCTAGGGGGTCATCCCGACTTACCAACCCTTTGCAAACTCCGAATACCAATGAGTGATATGCGGGAGACACACTATGGGTGCTAACGTCCATAGTGAAGAGGGAAACAACCCAGACCGCCAGCTAAGGTCCCAAAGTACTAGTTAAGTGGGAAACGATGTGGAAAGGCATAGACAGCTAGGAGGTTGGCTTAGAA
The Thalassotalea hakodatensis genome window above contains:
- a CDS encoding DNA topoisomerase family protein, with the translated sequence MPNDDSLFTHHEHALEKEYEVCPECGSELVIKKSKAGAFFGCSSYPSCEYTRPVHEQEKMEAQALPGSECPKCGHELAVKQGRYGMFIGCSNFPECHHIEQEEQASGMSVKCPSCKSGQLVERQSRFGKTFYACDGYPKCKFAVNHEPVEGKCITCSFPLLLKRQMAAGEKLQCAQKKCSKFQP
- a CDS encoding 5-(carboxyamino)imidazole ribonucleotide synthase translates to MKKVLVLGAGQLARMMDLAGSPLNMDVKAFDVRTNKVVHPLAAELIYGDLTDGINNADVITAEFEHVAHDTLAQCEASGKLFPSSQAIKIGGDRRLEKALLENCQVANAKHVIIDNKADFDKAIAVLSLPIIFKSALEGYDGKGQWRLKSAEQADQIWQEMSDFIAQSQASVPQGIVAEQMVPFERELSLVGARSTTGEIAVYPLTENHHTNGILSVSLAAPVSQSLQAQAHQVFTKLTEKLDYVGILAIEFFQVGEQLLVNEIAPRVHNSGHWTQQGTDTCQFENHLRAICGLPLGNTELNRPTAMINIIGEDSVPVEVLAIPSVTMHWYEKEKRAGRKMGHINISGNTQAELALRLNTVAQLLDTEAFPEVAHFAAQYQENQS
- the purE gene encoding 5-(carboxyamino)imidazole ribonucleotide mutase; this encodes MKVGIIMGSKSDWPTMQHAAEMLDSLNVPYETKVVSAHRTPHLLAEYAENAKDRGIKVIIAGAGGAAHLPGMTAAYTPLPVLGVPVQSKALSGQDSLLSIVQMPKGIAVGTLAIGTAGAANAGLLAAQIIATHDSDIMANIEKFRTEQTDTILSNPNPAE
- a CDS encoding L-threonylcarbamoyladenylate synthase; translation: MTTAVETFQQGGVIAYPTEAVFGLGCDPDNQSAVERILQIKNRPVEKGLILLAGNYSQLLPYIEDNAIPQDKRFTVLSRWPDGVTQVLPAKSSTPKYLTGKFTSLAVRVTSQPDVVALCRQTGKPVVSTSANLSGRPPALTWQEVERTLASSVDYIIKGDTLGFDKPSTIIDALTGETFRS
- the hemF gene encoding oxygen-dependent coproporphyrinogen oxidase → MKQVNIETVISFFKQLQDDICTQLEQADGQGKFVEDAWQREEGGGGRTRVLTGGSVIEQGGVNFSLVSGNKLPPSATAHRPELAGRTWQACGVSLVIHPKNPFIPTSHANVRFFIAEKAGEEPVWWFGGGFDLTPFYPFLDDIKHWHQTAHDLCSPFGEHVYQEHKAWCDDYFYLKHRNETRGVGGLFFDDLNQWSFEQCFSYVKAVGSGFTDAYIPIMEKRKNTPFQDEHRQFQLYRRGRYVEFNLVFDRGTLFGLQSGGRTESILMSMPPLARWEYNYQPDEGSDEAMLSKYLTAREWLTE
- a CDS encoding diacylglycerol kinase; this encodes MTEKLKYGHLQRFGPAIRNSFVGLKAAYNNEIAFRQEVYLFLLLFPVALYIADNFIEFSLLMSAIMGIMIAELLNSAVEAAIDRISLEHHELSGLAKDLGSAAVFVAICYFVLVWGYKVYTLF
- a CDS encoding GGDEF domain-containing protein, with the translated sequence MLKNRPVQEQVLIVLSLAIAAILAPFGAYRLIHADWIIGIFDISVTLLLILLSINVYEKRHIDVAKKALSIFVFSAVLITVYLKGKPQAVWLYPAIPLIFYLTTPLIAARVTILSIAVMAFLMHEKMPLFELMTMIFTYLGTGICSFAFGYQWHKHQQELIALTVTDPLTNIKNRRAFNDDLATLTTTIKHSEEHVLLIFDIDNFKHINDIYGHDIGDNVLISITEIAQSILPENTELYRIGGEEFIIIFHGITQNSAEKFAHLLRHKIASAEMLENQQVTISIGVAGYQESGYCPSKWFKRADKALYRAKENGRNCVSFASSPKPKLL
- a CDS encoding OmpW/AlkL family protein, producing the protein MKKSLITLAVLSSLSVGALAQGYQSGDLVVRGGVTNVNPNSDKAGVYVGALGGNTPLSVSVDDNSQLGLNFVYFYDNNWAIEVLAATPFTHDITIHDPQGISSGIFDVNVDGATLGETTHLPPTISAIYYFDSDTAFKPYVGAGLNYTIFFDEDFKQAPKSLGFNDLSLDGSFGYALQVGADYQLDDNWHLNASVRYIDIDTEATFKIGDDIIGSADVDVDPVVFSLLVGYKF
- a CDS encoding group II truncated hemoglobin, with the protein product MLGIKKLLSQTNKSKMLSPSNTPYMLIGQEAGTRALANAFYDEMESNIHLQELLAIHKQPLDDIREKFFQYLSGWLGGPPLYEEIYGHPRLRQRHMHVAVTKKQAELWLLCMNNAVNKTIDNDSLKKHLRQSFTQLALHMVNQ
- the aroE gene encoding shikimate dehydrogenase, producing MDKYAVFGNPISQSKSPFIHQQFAEQSGQALQYNAIKPEHDDFCAAVKYFIASGAKGCNVTAPYKEQAYKLATTLSKGAELAGAVNTLTFNENGTIIGDNTDGPGLVEDLKANNANLQGRILLIGAGGASRGVIKPLLDCMPEKLVIVNRTEAKAKALAERFKSYGNIEALSQESLVLEAGFDIVINSTSASLFNELPSVPTQIFTNNTLAYDMAYRNEPTIFCQWALDNNSAKAVDGLGMLVGQAAVAFEIWRQVMPETKSVLANLRAELI